In Carassius auratus strain Wakin chromosome 12, ASM336829v1, whole genome shotgun sequence, the sequence TAAGTGAAGAACTGGTACTAGAGAGTCAATGATGAAGGCTCAGAAAACTCAGGTAATGATTCAATAGATTTCTGTTTGTTATAATTGACATTTGTGACAGATAAAGGTTTTTGATTCGATTTTGAACTTTGAAATATCGCATTCAAGGACACCGCAACAAACTATCAGGAGCACCTGAAGAGACACAGAGACATTCTGGTTTTCCGAATGAAGAAGCTGTCATCAAAACAATCTGACTTCACTGTAAGTTGGTGAAATTTGCATTCATatctgaaaatataataaatgcattgGTTAAAATATGACAGATGACCTGCCATATGATGTATCTGATTAAGCATGATTTATTATTCCACAGATCAAGGCTGCAGCTCAAAAAGAgaagattaagaaaaaatatgatgACATGAAGAGGGTTTTGGACGAGGATCTGAGAATTACACTGAGCCAGCTGGATATTGAGACAGAGGCCATGGAGAGAACGGTTGAGGACAGTATTGAGAAGTGCTACCACCTCACGCAAGAAATCGATCAGCAGCTCGGTGAACTGTCTGCACAGATGGAGAAAGATCAACGTCAGGTTCAAGAGAAGGTGCATTTTAGACCAGAACAGTGTCCTATAGTAGTTTTCAGATGGTAATACTGTAGAGTTAGTAATAGAATGCTTAAATGAACCCCAAgttgcttaattattttttattcagcaaacatgcattaaattgatcaaaagtgacagtgaacaCTTCTACATCGCTATAGACTATTTCATTTTGAAATACAGTtcatttgaactttgtattcatcaaaaaattctaaaatataaatgtacacattTGTTGTTTCCAGCTCCccaattttcaacattgataataaaaatattaattgagcagcaaatcagcatatttttctgaaggaccatgtgtaTTTTTGATCCAAAAGATGCAACTTTGGTGAGCATAGAGAGACTCCATATGTTTGGATGGCAGTGTACTGTATATCCTTTTTGAAtgtaaagttaaatatatttattctctTAAGCATGTTAACTATATTAGCCTTGAAAataattttgcaatatatttttttctattttgtataGCTCAGTTAAAACAAATCCCTTGTATGCGGCtgcacaatttaataaaattgggTTTGCAGTGTGGAAGTGTTCACTTTTTCAACCATGATTTCTCCATCTCCTTTTCTTACAGATGTCAGAGATGGAGGAAAGGTAAGTAGTGTTGCAGTTTTGGGATTTTGGTTTCTGGGTCCATGACAGAAATTTAAgcatgtaaaattaaaagtatGTAACACCCCAGCGTTTCTGGAACATTTGaccatgtattatttttttttaatgtgttttacgTGTTATGACAATGCATGTTTTCATTTGTGAGACGTGAAAAATTGTTTAGTAAACTGCGTCATGCATTAAATCAAGCATGCGATCTGAAGTTTCCGCACAACAGTCTTTCCTGCTTTCGCGGAATtagtattttttctttctcacatACTGTATTCTTCCTTGTTTATAGGATAATGGAGACTCTGAAGAAGACAGATCCAGAGTTCATACAGATGGACGAATTTAAGAATGAACAGCTGCTCGGCTTAACCATCAATCTGCTGCTGTTCATACGCTCTCAGGTTCCTGTCACCAAGAAACTCTTCCAAAGCTGTGAGGCTCTACACATTTTTTACATGAAAATTATTACTACAGTATATCGCTTTAAGCATGTAAAACCTAAGCATGTTTGAAAATCCCTACAATGTTTCCTAGCAATGTTTTCCTCATATCTCTCACAAGGGATTCGTTTCTAAATATAGTTTGTAATTATACGATGCCTTTGGCACTTTCCATTTCTCAGACGCACAAAAAGTTGTTCTGGATCCTGACTCCGCTCACCCAAAGCTTATTATTTCCCCTGAGGGCGACTCAGTCACTTACACTGATACCTGGCAGGACGTTTCTGAAAACCCCTCTCGATTTGACAACACCCTGAATGTGATTAGCAGGAAGGGCTTCACAGATGTTCGCAACTACTGGGAGGTGCAGGTTACTGGTAAGACATACTGGGAACTAGGGCTCACATACCCCAACATCCCTAGGAAGGGTGGAGAGGAGGACTGCTGGTTGGGCCGGGGCCCTATGTCCTGGTGCATTGAATATTTAAATGGCGACTACACGGCCTGGCACAATGGCGTTCCCCAAAAGCTTACCCATGTAAGTGGGATAACTTTTCAGCGCATTGGCATATTCTCCAGCTCAGAAGGAGGTTTGGTTTGCTTCTTGGGGGCTGACACCATGACGCCCCTGTACAGTTTTTGTGCAGGGACCTTCACAGACTTACTCTACCAGGCTGTCTGTCCTGGTCACGACAACCAGGAGACCAACAGGAAACCACTGCTTATATGCGATGCTTCGAAATCCACCCCATTCTTGTAATGGAAACCGACGAGGGTTGGGGTCTAATtcatttattcagtaaggatgcattaaattgattaaaggtGACAGAAAAGATATTCATAATGTCACACAAGATTGTTCTTGTGTAAACAAAgaatgctgttttcttttctagtCCTGAATAAATATGCCATGGTTTTCATGAAATATTTatgcagcacaacttttttcaacattgataataatagtcagaaatatTCCttcagcatcaaatcagcatattataatgatttctaaaaggtACATGGGACACTGATATCTACTGAAAGCTTTACCAACATAGGGATTAATTACAAATACATCAGTTTTGTAAATTGtacttttcaaaaacaatttaaaatcttAACAAACCTAAACCTCTGACAGTAGTCTGTAAATGCTTTGAAAAAAGGCAGATTTCAATAAAGTCTTTTAATACACTAAAATAAGGCTTACACAGGCATTCATTTGAATTAAAGTCATTTGAACAAAAATCAGCCCCACTTTATACAATGTAATGTTTACACAATCTTAAACATTTTTTCAGGGCATttgtgcaaaaaaacatttctattatcacagtaaagcatttaaatttaaaaacacaagTGGAGCTAGCACTTCCTACAGTATAGTTGGAGCACTTCATTAGTAATCCATGCATAAAGAAAAGCTTTTCTTTAATTTGAGGTGGTCAGATGGTTCACAGGCTGGCAGATTCAAGTGTGTGATCTGGACGAACAATAAGAAAGAACATaaggaaaatgaaaaactgttGGATGAAACCAAAGACAACGAGCTCTGAAAGCATCAGAAGCCTCCATCAAGCTTGAAACAGCACATTAGGTCAGTTGGGTGATAAATGGTTAAAATGGTTACCAGTAAAACAATAGCTGCCTCTGTGGATTATAGACAGATTCAGTACAAAACATCAGTAAATACTTTATGAAGCTACTAAAATGTGCTCAAAATACACAGGATGAATGCTGATCTGATTTCAGTTTTCCAGTGAACGCTAACTAACCAGCGACCAGCACGaatgaaaagcttttaaaaacgTGCACGTGTCAGCATTACTTCACTATTTGCCACTCCATTTCCATTCATGCCCTTTCTTTGACCTCCTCTGAAAAGCATTCTGGAATAACCAAACCAAAACCAACCCAAACAGATTGCTACAGATGGCCATTTATGTGCTTAGAATTTATGCTTGGATTGCTAGTACTATAAATATAACAGAACAATAGCAAAGGTTTTGTGTGGTATTGGATGtcttttttcaattattattattattattttttttacaaatattttttatctagTAAAGTAAAAGTGGCAGAGAACTTTCAAAGTTGGCAAAGCAACATGGATATCTGACACTGCCAGTGGATAAAGTGACATCACTATTCCCCGGAATACTCTGAGAAAGTTGAAGAACATTCGCTGAAAAAGCTGTGGATCTGAACAGGAAGCAGCACAATAGAAGACCGTTTTGATGTCCATATGTCCAGCGTAACATAAAAAGTTGCATTCGCAAACAAATGTTGTGACCGCATGGTCAAATGAAGTCAGTCGGTGTACATGTCATGTGTCTTTCCTGTCTGCTATCCCGAAAGAATTAGACTGAGATTTCCTTCCTTATGGCAGATCAATGACAAAAAATGTGGTTAATATTTGTTGTTAAAAGATAACAAAATTAAAAGTCCTTGGCAAGAAAATGTGTGTGCTGTGAAAAGGCAGATGGAGCAGAGCATGTGAAGTTGGTCTGCTCAGATCAGTTGAAGTAGAGCTCTTTAGTCAACATGGACACCACACAAGGTATCTGTTTCTTCTCACTAAAACGGGGGTCCTCTGACCAGGACTCGAAGTTGGTGGCCACCATGTAGTTGACCCGAGTGAGGATCTGCATGATCTCAAGTTGCTTGCCAAACTCATTAAGAATGTTACAGAGGGCCTGGACAAACCAGGAGCCTCGGCCCGGATTCCTCCAGGAGTAGTAACCTATGAGAACAAATGTGTAAGAATGTTACATTACTGTACAACCGTGTGACACATGATTAACTCAGGGCTGGATATTTATACAGGTTTTCTGATTCACAACCTCTTGATTGGATTTAAATGGATTCAAATCTGATTCATCTGggtatttcagttttaatgtccATTTTGCTTGCATGTCATATACATTCTCCTTCACCTAGTGAAACTGTCAATTTgctactgtacataacaaaaatattaattgaaaaaatgtataataggGCCCAAACCATGCAGTTAAATTGCTAATTGATGGATACAATAATcaatataacaatacaaaaacTGTTAAGTAGATACCTActgaaaaagttaaattaaattttaaactgtttttattgtatatagtATAAAGAAGATGATTTTTTTATGATCTTATAGGATTGCTAAAATCATGTAGAAGGCTTTATCccatgtttggcaaaaaaaaaactgaactttgAGATACGGTATAAAGACGAAAGATTTGCAGAGTTAAGATAGAATAAGCAAAAAACTAAAAGCTTGCTgaatcctaaacttttgaaccgtaattTATAAGTAATATATACATTGAGTTTGTGATTCTTTTTTCAATTAATCCTAAAAGTCATCTCTACATGAATGAGACTAGGATGTTCAAGCTATGTTTTTgactcacttaaaaaaaaacttgttaagaACTTGAGTCATGAATTGGACTATAAGGAATGCTGTATGTTTATTGCATGCAGCTCTAGACGATGACAGTTTGTCTTCCGTGGGACTCTGAGATTAAATTTCCTGCATTCCACATTCTGTAATTAAGAGTAAGAAAATACCTGGCACAGTTGAATAAGCAAACAGGAAGTCTGCCTCTACCGGAATCTTGTGTCTTGGATTGGCATCTGTCTCTATCGTGTCATTGGGCGGTCCTGAGTCTGTTTGTACACCATCATCAAACTCGGAACCCCGACAAGCCTGCCAGTAAAGACACACGACCATGTCAATATCCACTTAAAATGCACTTCAAATAAGGCATGTTAACTCTGTGTATGGTGCGACCGAAATAGCATTAAAACAATAGACACCGTTGTATGTAGGTGCTCCATTTTCTCCTCCATCACTTCTTCCTCATCATCCTCTCTCCTCCCCCAATCCTCCTGTGGCCCTGCTCCTCTTACCTGGATGAAAAAGAGCTTGGGCTTGCCCACGAGGCTCTTGCACATGTCTCCTTTGAAGAGCGAGGTCATGCTCCTGATGGGCATTGCTCCGTCCGTGCCGTAAATCATGCCCTCCTCGCCGTGGCTTAGCAAGATGCAGGCGAAGCAGGAGCTGTCGCTGTGGTCCTCTTCTGAAACTGaaacacatacagacaaaaaTGTGAGAGAAGAAAACAAgaacttttattcatcaatttGAGTTATCTTAGTTGTGGATAAACTGGGTTTGCAAAGACTTTACACTTTTAATAACATGCAAGTAATTTAGGCAACTAACAGTAGAGGGCAGCAGAGAGACTTAAGTAAtagatatttgatttaattcaATATTGAAAAGGaaagctaaaaatattttattggtgccattaaaaaagataatgttagccaatatttgtatattttcatgctAATAATGTATGCATGTGATGCAGTTAGCTGAGCAACACATGTTATGCCTTATACAAGTTGAGTCTTAAATACACTGAAAGTGGTTATATTGCAATAAAAAGCAGATGCCTATATAGTCAGTGGAAAGCTAggtttttcacttgtttttagaACAGAACAACATTCAAAACAACATGTTATAATGCAATCTTCCAGAACTCAGGCAGCCCAACCACATTCCACAAAAGTTCCATGACATGGTGTCTTGGATTTTTGTTTTTCTGGGGCTTGCTGATAAATGACGCTCGCGGGTTTTCATTTCACATGTTCCATAAAACTTCCCAGCAGAGTTTTGTGAGCCTAATTTCAAACCCGGATGCGGCACTTTGATGATCTGGGGTACAGATACATGTTTTGGCCACTCACCTCGTTTAAGTAGCCGCTCCATGTTCCTGCAGGTCTGGTCATCGTAGATGAAAACGTCAAAGCCCAAGTTTTTAAAGCACTTGGACAGCTCTTCAGCATCGCGATCAGTGCCAGAGCGTACATTCATCCCTTAAACACAGATCACAAAGTAAGCAGCTTTAGTCTAACAAAGCATCAACCTAATAACTCTAAATGATTCCACATTCAAGttgtatttttcataaaactTATAACAGCAGTCACATTagtgtctgtgttgtttttgcaGAAACtatggtgaatatatatatatatatatatatatatatattttttttactattacatcATTATAGATGAGCAAATCTGATTTATCCTGCATACAGATCACAAATTCTTAgtcattaaaacaatgttttcattcaaattaatGTTGGATATTCTTTTATAACTATTTACCAATAATTAATTAGACCAAAACTTCTAGGTAGAAGCTCATAAAAAAATTGggtttataatatataacaaaacactgtttaatactatttttaatattattacccTAATAAACTACGTGTAACAATAAATTCAACTGATTTTATTGGGTGTGCCAAATCAGTATTAATTGGTCAGCATAGCATGACATGGAGATGAAGACTCACCTGTTTTTTCATCAAAGTtcttgttgttgatgatgatgcaCTTGCCAACGCGCTGGTGGCTCATCTTATACTGGAATGTTGGTGAAACAATCCTGTAATGGCTTTCAGAAGATTGCTCTTTTTCCTGCAAACTGCCATCCTTATTTTtactgagagacagagacagacagtcaaCCAATCTATTAGAGACCTTCATCCATCATGTACAGCCCCTAATAAATTTATAAGAACAGTGTATTCTAagagacaaaataataaataagctaTCTGTAAGTAGAAGAACAATCAAACCTCAAACAAAATACAACCCATGCCAGTCAGAGAATCAGAAATGGCAGCTAACCGGGATATTTGGTGTCATGAAGACAATTAAATCCCCTTATTAATCATAATACTAGTTGCTCAAAAACTTCACTATGTCCCAAACTTAATTTACCACATGTATAAGAGAAAATTCTCACAGAAGTCTCATATCCCCATTGTGAAATTTCCAAACGATCTGTCCTGATTAGTAGGCCACAGTGGCAACTGGATGTAAAATATGTGCCAGTATTCCAGAAGAGGCTAGTCATCACCTTACCCAACCACAACAATGGGTTCCTGCCtaaacactctctcacacacacatgaacagtgGAGCGAATCACAGGTGTCCCATGTGATATGGGGCAGCAACCCCCCCAACTCCCCCCTACTACCTCCTATGCCATCAGAGCGCTCTCCTACCTGGGCTCTTCTTTAAATGCTACGCCACTCTGCATTGAAACGTGTTGCTCTTCCGTCTAGATCTGCTGAATCTTTCCCAGATTTTAGTGTGGACTTTTGGGTGGATTATTCCCTTGTGGTTTGATGTTGATGTGTGCTAGGATCCCGGCATGCTCTATACTCTATAAAGAGTGGTGGCTCCGCTGGTCTGGGGCGGCGCACACGACCTGAGTCAGCACACACACCACCCCCCAGAGCTTTCCAAAGGCCCATTCAAACCCCTCAACCAGGGTCACAGAGGACAAGAGCACACCTCTACTGACAAACACACTATCACACTTACATATAAGGTCTGTcgcagagcacacacacacactcaaaagtaacaaataaaatGTCACCAAATGTACAATATCTTAACAAAACTTGTGTTTTAAATTGCAGAGAAACtaatatgattataaatatgcagGTGGATTCACACTGAAGAGGTGTGAAAAAGTATTCTGGACATCTCAAAACACATTCAAGCACATTCAAATATCCTACATGTGATGCAAGCATTGCAGCTTGTTGGCCTTGTCCTTTAAAAAGAGGACTGTGGCGCCACCTAGTGTATGACATGGATTT encodes:
- the si:ch211-28p3.4 gene encoding E3 ubiquitin-protein ligase TRIM21, which translates into the protein MMKAQKTQDTATNYQEHLKRHRDILVFRMKKLSSKQSDFTIKAAAQKEKIKKKYDDMKRVLDEDLRITLSQLDIETEAMERTVEDSIEKCYHLTQEIDQQLGELSAQMEKDQRQVQEKMSEMEERIMETLKKTDPEFIQMDEFKNEQLLGLTINLLLFIRSQVPVTKKLFQSYAQKVVLDPDSAHPKLIISPEGDSVTYTDTWQDVSENPSRFDNTLNVISRKGFTDVRNYWEVQVTGKTYWELGLTYPNIPRKGGEEDCWLGRGPMSWCIEYLNGDYTAWHNGVPQKLTHVSGITFQRIGIFSSSEGGLVCFLGADTMTPLYSFCAGTFTDLLYQAVCPGHDNQETNRKPLLICDASKSTPFL
- the LOC113111581 gene encoding caspase-7-like isoform X2 — translated: MRLLKNKDGSLQEKEQSSESHYRIVSPTFQYKMSHQRVGKCIIINNKNFDEKTGMNVRSGTDRDAEELSKCFKNLGFDVFIYDDQTCRNMERLLKRVSEEDHSDSSCFACILLSHGEEGMIYGTDGAMPIRSMTSLFKGDMCKSLVGKPKLFFIQACRGSEFDDGVQTDSGPPNDTIETDANPRHKIPVEADFLFAYSTVPGYYSWRNPGRGSWFVQALCNILNEFGKQLEIMQILTRVNYMVATNFESWSEDPRFSEKKQIPCVVSMLTKELYFN
- the LOC113111581 gene encoding caspase-7-like isoform X1 — translated: MNKPEADPTKIMDKETLTTESEEMVEDQENYGEGDTVDAKPDRKGRFLLFGSKNKDGSLQEKEQSSESHYRIVSPTFQYKMSHQRVGKCIIINNKNFDEKTGMNVRSGTDRDAEELSKCFKNLGFDVFIYDDQTCRNMERLLKRVSEEDHSDSSCFACILLSHGEEGMIYGTDGAMPIRSMTSLFKGDMCKSLVGKPKLFFIQACRGSEFDDGVQTDSGPPNDTIETDANPRHKIPVEADFLFAYSTVPGYYSWRNPGRGSWFVQALCNILNEFGKQLEIMQILTRVNYMVATNFESWSEDPRFSEKKQIPCVVSMLTKELYFN